One Pseudodesulfovibrio cashew DNA window includes the following coding sequences:
- a CDS encoding multiheme c-type cytochrome — MRNCMLLSCLLLCLAAASAHAASIRNEGVVATAPPETYAGSKACAQCHETQYEQWSKTLKARFVRYRRDLAALPGDWGKSPLRADDVFLVVGLHRKAAFVDTDWRVLPAEYRFDKHRWNRKPGWGGRDYRQRCGMCHLTGCNPYEKRYTELGVGCEACHGPGREHIQEESAETIATPGRDGKPVLDTCRRCHNGRNNHADAIRGFAGTYHETD, encoded by the coding sequence ATGCGCAACTGTATGCTTCTCTCCTGCCTGCTGCTCTGCCTGGCGGCGGCCAGCGCCCATGCCGCTTCCATCAGAAACGAAGGCGTCGTCGCCACGGCCCCTCCCGAGACATATGCGGGCTCCAAGGCGTGCGCCCAGTGCCACGAAACGCAGTATGAACAGTGGTCCAAAACGCTCAAGGCGCGTTTCGTCCGCTACCGCCGGGACCTCGCGGCCCTGCCCGGCGACTGGGGGAAAAGCCCGCTCCGGGCGGACGACGTCTTTCTGGTGGTGGGCCTGCACAGGAAGGCGGCTTTCGTCGATACGGACTGGCGCGTCCTGCCTGCGGAATACCGTTTCGACAAGCACAGATGGAACCGAAAGCCGGGCTGGGGCGGACGCGACTACCGCCAGCGGTGCGGCATGTGCCATCTGACAGGGTGCAACCCCTACGAGAAGCGGTACACGGAGCTCGGCGTTGGCTGCGAGGCGTGCCACGGTCCGGGCAGGGAGCACATCCAAGAAGAGAGCGCCGAAACCATCGCTACGCCCGGCAGAGACGGCAAACCGGTGCTGGACACCTGCCGCCGCTGCCACAACGGACGAAACAACCACGCCGATGCCATCCGAGGCTTCGCCGGCACCTATCACGAAACGGATTGA
- a CDS encoding ribonuclease HII: MTQPTLFSVTTHLPEDVAGVDEAGRGCLAGPVVAGACILPAEYDLPGLTDSKQLTAAKREALYDLIREQAVAWSLGVAWAPEIDRINILEATFQAMGRAVRHLGREPKFLRIDGNKTIPHYALKRDIPQEYVIKGDGSVPAISAASILAKTFRDRLMVKLAVRYPGYGLSKHMGYGTKAHMEAIRSLGPCRLHRLTFRGVRPEEKPQAQACLF, encoded by the coding sequence ATGACGCAACCGACCCTCTTTTCCGTTACAACCCACCTGCCCGAAGATGTGGCGGGTGTGGACGAAGCCGGGCGTGGCTGTCTGGCCGGGCCGGTGGTGGCAGGGGCGTGCATCCTGCCCGCCGAATACGACCTGCCCGGGCTGACCGACTCCAAACAACTCACCGCCGCCAAGCGGGAGGCGCTCTACGACCTCATCCGCGAGCAGGCCGTTGCCTGGTCTTTGGGTGTGGCGTGGGCTCCCGAGATCGACCGCATCAACATCCTGGAAGCCACATTCCAGGCCATGGGGCGGGCCGTGCGTCATCTGGGGCGCGAGCCGAAATTTCTGCGTATCGACGGAAACAAGACCATTCCGCACTACGCCCTGAAGCGGGACATTCCCCAGGAGTACGTGATCAAGGGCGACGGCTCGGTCCCGGCCATCTCGGCCGCATCCATCCTGGCCAAGACCTTCCGCGACAGGCTCATGGTGAAGCTGGCCGTCCGTTATCCGGGCTATGGCCTCTCCAAGCACATGGGGTACGGCACCAAGGCGCACATGGAGGCCATCCGCAGCCTGGGGCCGTGCCGTCTGCATCGCCTCACCTTCCGGGGCGTCAGGCCCGAGGAGAAGCCTCAGGCGCAGGCCTGCCTGTTCTGA
- the rpsP gene encoding 30S ribosomal protein S16, with protein MAMKIRLTRMGSKKRPFYRVVALDSATRRDGRPVEYLGHYNPMVEPNDIQLDMEKIEKWLAQGAEPSNTVRSLLKKAGK; from the coding sequence ATGGCTATGAAAATCAGACTGACTCGTATGGGTTCCAAAAAGCGTCCCTTCTACCGCGTCGTGGCTCTCGACAGCGCCACCCGCCGCGATGGACGCCCCGTTGAGTACCTCGGCCACTACAATCCGATGGTCGAACCCAACGACATCCAGCTCGACATGGAAAAGATCGAGAAATGGCTGGCACAAGGTGCCGAGCCCAGCAACACTGTTCGTTCCCTGCTGAAGAAGGCCGGCAAGTAA
- a CDS encoding KH domain-containing protein, whose translation MLKEMIEYIAKSLVDNPDEVHVSEVEGEQTSVIELKVAKEDLGKVIGKQGRTARAMRTLLGAASTKARKRSVLEILE comes from the coding sequence ATGCTGAAAGAGATGATTGAGTACATTGCCAAGTCCCTGGTGGACAACCCGGATGAAGTGCATGTGTCTGAAGTCGAAGGCGAACAGACCTCGGTGATCGAACTGAAGGTTGCGAAAGAGGACCTCGGAAAGGTGATCGGCAAGCAGGGCCGTACGGCGCGCGCCATGCGCACTCTGCTTGGAGCCGCCTCCACCAAGGCCCGCAAGCGCTCCGTTCTGGAGATTCTCGAGTAG
- the rimM gene encoding ribosome maturation factor RimM (Essential for efficient processing of 16S rRNA) has protein sequence MKRTGFIEVGGVARPHGIRGEFCIKSYADSPSLFGRVSTVFLQRDGGRPEPLAVESWREHKGMVLLKCKGVNDRDRVDELRGMAVLIREDDLPEPDEGEHYIVDMLGCRVRLDDGTDVGVLETFYENPGQDTWVIVADDGKEILLPAVPEFVLDVDLDEEVIVIDPPEGLLDLYLNPEPPKKKKPRRRTAKKKPRPKKPSAAE, from the coding sequence ATGAAACGAACCGGATTCATCGAAGTTGGTGGCGTGGCCAGACCGCACGGAATTCGCGGGGAGTTCTGCATAAAGAGCTATGCGGACTCCCCGTCGCTTTTCGGGCGCGTGAGCACCGTCTTTCTGCAACGGGACGGCGGACGACCCGAGCCGCTTGCCGTGGAGTCCTGGCGCGAGCACAAGGGCATGGTCCTGCTCAAGTGCAAGGGCGTGAACGATCGCGACCGGGTCGACGAGCTGCGCGGCATGGCCGTGCTCATCCGCGAGGACGACCTGCCCGAGCCGGACGAGGGCGAGCACTATATCGTCGATATGCTCGGCTGCCGCGTGCGCCTGGACGACGGCACCGATGTGGGCGTGCTGGAAACCTTCTACGAGAACCCCGGCCAGGACACCTGGGTCATCGTGGCCGACGACGGCAAGGAGATCCTGCTCCCGGCCGTCCCCGAATTCGTTCTGGACGTGGACCTCGATGAGGAGGTCATTGTCATTGACCCGCCCGAGGGGTTGCTGGACCTCTACCTCAACCCGGAACCGCCCAAGAAGAAAAAACCGCGACGCCGCACGGCAAAGAAAAAGCCGCGCCCCAAGAAGCCGTCCGCAGCCGAGTAG
- the rplS gene encoding 50S ribosomal protein L19, with protein sequence MNVIKKIESEHIRLDMPDFKAGDTVKVHYRIIEGEKERIQVFQGAVLRRRRGTTNSTFTVRKISDGVGVERVFPMNSPFIDRVEVVSEGKVRRGRIYYLRNLRGKAARIKSKQIWE encoded by the coding sequence ATGAACGTGATCAAGAAAATCGAGTCCGAGCACATCCGCCTGGACATGCCCGATTTCAAGGCCGGCGACACCGTCAAGGTCCACTACCGCATCATCGAGGGCGAGAAGGAGCGCATCCAGGTCTTCCAGGGTGCTGTCCTGCGCCGCCGCCGCGGCACCACCAACTCCACCTTCACCGTGCGGAAGATTTCCGACGGCGTGGGCGTGGAGCGCGTGTTCCCCATGAACTCCCCCTTCATCGACCGCGTGGAAGTGGTCTCCGAGGGCAAGGTTCGTCGCGGTCGCATCTACTACCTGCGCAACCTGCGCGGTAAGGCCGCCCGCATCAAGTCCAAGCAGATCTGGGAGTAA
- the dinB gene encoding DNA polymerase IV codes for MQTWILHIDMDAFFASVEQLDNPELRGKPVAVGGTSDRSVVSAASYEVRKYGVRSAMSVVKARQLCPDIILVPGRMARYKEVSRQVMGVLAEFSPTVEKASVDEAYLDGTGLERLFGPIDEVGRQIKARMAEVTGLTCSVGAAPVRFLAKIASDMDKPDGMFIIHPHQVEDFLRTLPVKKIPGVGKKLLDILTRLGAHTCGDVLKRDRAFWEERLGKYGAALHDRARGIDPNGVVTTSAAKSCSAENTFHEDTTDRAVLTRWLLAQSERVGADLRRHGYKGRTVTLKVKFADFKQITRSLSLDSRTDNTAVIFETACALLKQVELRRAVRLIGVGVSNFEGRSRQVTLFEEAPRASEETSGLDKAVDAVRHRFGSKAVTRVDLLGFKKNKENE; via the coding sequence ATGCAGACGTGGATTCTCCATATCGACATGGACGCTTTTTTCGCCTCCGTGGAGCAGCTCGACAACCCGGAACTGCGGGGCAAGCCCGTGGCCGTGGGCGGGACCTCGGACCGGAGCGTGGTCTCGGCCGCCAGCTACGAGGTGCGCAAGTACGGCGTGCGCTCGGCCATGAGCGTGGTCAAGGCCCGCCAGCTATGTCCGGATATCATCCTAGTGCCCGGACGAATGGCCCGCTACAAGGAGGTCTCGAGGCAAGTCATGGGCGTGCTGGCCGAGTTTTCGCCCACGGTGGAGAAAGCCAGCGTGGACGAGGCCTACCTTGATGGTACCGGCCTGGAACGGCTCTTCGGCCCCATCGACGAGGTGGGCCGGCAGATCAAGGCGCGCATGGCCGAGGTGACCGGGCTGACCTGCTCGGTGGGCGCGGCCCCGGTCCGCTTCCTGGCCAAGATCGCCTCGGACATGGACAAGCCAGACGGCATGTTCATCATCCATCCCCATCAGGTGGAGGACTTCCTGCGCACCCTGCCGGTGAAGAAGATTCCCGGCGTGGGCAAGAAGCTGCTCGACATCCTGACCCGGCTTGGCGCGCATACCTGCGGCGACGTGCTCAAGCGGGACCGCGCTTTCTGGGAGGAGCGGCTGGGCAAATACGGCGCGGCCCTGCACGACCGGGCGCGGGGCATCGACCCCAACGGCGTGGTCACCACCTCGGCGGCCAAGAGTTGCAGCGCGGAGAACACATTTCACGAGGACACCACCGACCGTGCGGTACTTACCCGTTGGCTCCTTGCCCAGTCCGAGCGGGTGGGCGCGGACCTGCGCCGCCACGGGTACAAGGGTCGCACCGTGACCCTCAAGGTCAAGTTCGCCGACTTCAAGCAGATCACCCGGTCCCTCTCCCTGGATTCACGAACGGACAACACCGCTGTCATCTTCGAGACGGCTTGCGCGTTGTTGAAACAGGTGGAGCTGAGACGCGCGGTGCGGCTCATCGGAGTGGGTGTCTCCAATTTCGAAGGCCGCAGCCGCCAGGTCACCCTTTTCGAGGAAGCGCCCCGGGCCAGTGAGGAAACAAGCGGCCTGGACAAGGCGGTGGACGCCGTGCGCCATCGCTTCGGCTCCAAGGCTGTCACTCGCGTGGATTTATTGGGTTTCAAGAAAAATAAAGAAAATGAATAA
- the trmD gene encoding tRNA (guanosine(37)-N1)-methyltransferase TrmD — MRFHLVSIFPHYFESPLSSGLMGKAVETGLVEFDHVDVRHFAGGVHKSVDDRPFGGGPGMLLKLDPMVKALGSIERPGRIMMLSPRGKPLNQARSRELALEEDVTLICGRYEGIDERLLDLYDIEMVSVGDFVLNGGEAGAVCLIESVARLLPGFMGHTDSGDEESFSAGLLEYPHYTRPDDWDGLTVPEVLRSGDHGKICQWRRERSLDATLRDRPDLLPTASLTVEDVDYLRKQSRTRLGRNLYIALCHYPVLNKFGEKVAVSVTNLDLHDMARVTRTYGLGGFYATTPIEDQQALAEQLLAHWKQGAGAKANPDRAEALSKVKVFDDIEAAILDITRQTGQCPRLAATSARLDRRKEAEPATTYGTVRKWLENSPVLLVFGTGHGLAEEILSRAEGILRPIRYLDDYNHLSVRSAVAITVDRLIADEY, encoded by the coding sequence ATGCGTTTTCATCTCGTCTCCATCTTTCCGCACTATTTCGAGTCGCCGCTTTCCTCGGGGCTCATGGGCAAGGCCGTGGAAACCGGACTGGTCGAGTTCGACCACGTGGACGTGCGCCACTTTGCGGGCGGGGTTCACAAGTCCGTGGACGACCGCCCCTTCGGCGGCGGGCCGGGCATGCTGCTCAAGCTCGATCCCATGGTCAAGGCGCTCGGGTCCATCGAGCGTCCGGGTCGGATCATGATGCTTTCCCCGCGCGGCAAGCCCCTGAATCAGGCCCGCTCCCGCGAGCTGGCCCTGGAAGAGGACGTCACCCTCATCTGCGGCCGTTACGAGGGCATCGACGAACGCCTCCTGGACCTCTACGACATCGAGATGGTCAGCGTGGGCGACTTCGTGCTCAACGGCGGCGAGGCGGGCGCGGTCTGCCTCATAGAGTCCGTGGCCAGGCTGCTGCCCGGCTTCATGGGGCATACGGATTCAGGGGACGAGGAGAGTTTTTCCGCCGGACTGCTGGAGTACCCGCACTACACCCGGCCCGACGACTGGGACGGCCTGACCGTGCCCGAGGTGCTCAGGAGCGGCGACCACGGCAAGATCTGCCAGTGGCGGCGCGAGCGTTCCCTGGATGCGACCCTGCGCGACCGTCCGGACCTGCTGCCCACTGCCTCCCTCACCGTGGAGGACGTGGACTACCTGCGGAAGCAGTCGCGCACCCGGCTGGGGCGCAACCTGTATATCGCCCTCTGCCACTACCCGGTGCTCAACAAGTTCGGCGAGAAGGTCGCGGTGTCCGTGACCAACCTGGACCTCCACGACATGGCGCGGGTGACCCGCACCTACGGGCTGGGCGGCTTCTACGCCACCACGCCCATCGAGGACCAGCAGGCGCTGGCCGAACAACTGCTTGCCCACTGGAAACAGGGGGCGGGGGCCAAGGCCAACCCGGACCGGGCCGAGGCGCTTTCCAAGGTCAAAGTTTTTGACGATATCGAGGCTGCCATCCTTGACATTACGCGTCAAACAGGGCAATGTCCCCGCCTCGCGGCTACGTCAGCAAGGCTGGATCGCCGCAAGGAGGCCGAGCCCGCGACTACCTACGGAACGGTGCGAAAATGGTTAGAAAATTCACCAGTTTTGCTCGTTTTTGGAACCGGACACGGCCTGGCCGAGGAGATCCTCTCCCGCGCGGAAGGAATCCTGCGGCCCATCCGATATCTGGACGATTACAACCATCTGTCGGTGCGCAGTGCGGTGGCCATCACCGTCGACCGCCTCATCGCGGATGAATATTAG